The DNA segment GCTCGTTGCGCGAAAGCCGGCTGCGAGAAACTCCGGGGTGCATCCGGTCCGGTCCAGCAGCTCGAGCGTGCGGCTCCAGATCACCAGCGCCTTCGACTTATCCGTGCGCTGCGCGGCTTTCTCGACGATTCGCACGGTGACGCCGTAACGCGCCAGCTCCATGGCCATCGTCAGCCCCACTGGCCCGGCCCCGACTACCAGCACATCCGTCGTCATGGCCTCCGACGCTACGCCGCCGGCCCCGAAAAGCCAGTCTGCTCGCTCGTGCCGACGTTACAAATCCGGCGACTTGCGAGCCGACGCCGGCCTGGTCTCGTCATCCTTGGAGCGTTCCTTCGCCGGTTCCCTTTCGGATTCCCCGGGGGCGGCCCGGCTCAACCCGGGGATGCGGGCGTAGCCGATGAAAACGCTGCCGGGGCTGGGCGACGGGCCGTCGCCCGGCTTCGGTTTGAGCTTCGGAATCGTGAAGTCGAAGACGCTCACGCCCCACATTTTGCGACCATCGAAGCTCCGCCCGTCGCTCGCTCCGAACATCACCTGCCGGCCGTCGCTCTCGAGTTCGCCGAGATAGATCATCGTGTGGGTGACCGGCGGATCGTTCTTCGTCGCGTAGGTGCCAGTCCAGAAAAGCAGGTCGCCGGGGCGCAGGTCGTCGAGTTCGAAGCTCTCCTTGCTCCGGCTGACGACCGGCTCGAAATTGTCCGCCTTGCGCGCCCAGACGTATTGCTCGCTCGCGGTGCGCGGCACGTCGTCGATCCCCACCGAACGCAGGAGATGGAAGATCGTCCCGGAGCAATCCATCCCGCCCGCCGATGGATCGGACGAGCCGAAGAGGTAGGTGAGATTCTGCCGCGTGAGCGCGAGCCCTTTCTCGAGGAGGCGCCGGACGGCCGGCGGATTGTCGTCGAAGTCCTTCAATGCCGACGGCTCGATCGACGTGACGATCGCGGACGGCGGAGTGGGCGAGACCTTCGGTGTTGGCTTCGCGGGTTCCGCGTCGGACGATGTTTTTTCTTCCGCAAGACCGACGCTGGCGCAGGCGAGCAGAGCGAGAACGATGAAGTGACAGCGAACCATGCGAAACTCTACGCCGTCGAGCGGCTCGCGAATATCGGGGGAAGCCCCGGTTGGAACTGGAAATAGATGAATGGCTTCGTGCCCACGAACATGAACAAGAGCGCGATGAGGAACGCCACGCCCATCGTTGCGTAGCCGAGCCAGGGATTTGTCACCGGCTGCCCGCCATGCTTTCGGCCGAGGATGAAGGTATCGACGAGCACCGGCAGCACGAGGACCAGCCAGGGAATCGCGGCGCGTGTGAGGTCAGCGTCGGGCCGCAGCCAGAGGACGGCGCGCAGGGCTTCCCCGGTCTGCGCGAAGGTCGTTGCGCGGAAAGGAATCCAGCACAGCAGCACGAAAATCTGGGTCGCCAGCCACGCGGTCACGATCCCGGCCACGGGCGGGATCGGCCAGCGGAGCCCCATGGCCTGATGCGCGCTTCGCCACGCATGCGCAACGACCAGCGCGAGACCGTGCAGGCCGCCCCAGAGAACGAAGTTCCAGCTCGCGCCGTGCCACAGGCCGCCGAGGAGCATCGTGAGCATGAGGTTGCGGTATTGGAAGAGACGCGAACCGCGATTGCCGCCGAGCGAGATGTAGAGGTAGTCGCGCAGCCAGGTGGAGAGCGAGATGTGCCAACGTCGCCAGAAGTCGACGACGGACGTGGCGCGGTAGGGATAGTTGAAGTTGTCGGGCAGCCAGTAGCCAAGCTGGTTCGTAATGCCGATGGCCATGAGCGAATAGCCGGCGAAATCGAAGTAGATCTGGCAGTAGAATCCGAAGGACGCCGCCAGGATCGAGACGTTGTCGTAGGCGCCGAGGTCCGCGTAAACGGGATCGACGAAGACGGCGATGTTGTCGGCGAAGACCGACTTCATGAAGAAGCCGAGGATGAACTTCTGCGTGCCCTCGAGGAACATCGTCGGGTCCCAGCGGCGGGTCTCGCGGAGTTGCCAGAGGAAATCGGTCGCGTGAATGATCGGCCCGGCGACGAGGTGCGGGAAGAACGAGATGTAGAGCGCGATTTTGACGAAATTGCGGTCGGCCTCGAGCTTCCGGCGATGGACGTTGATGAGGTAGGTGAGCGACTGGAAGACGTAGAAGCTCACGCCGACCGGCAGCAGGATGTGCAGCGTGCTCCAGGGCGCATCGATGCCAAATCGCTCCATCGCGACCTTCAGCGAGTCGGCGAAGAAGTTGCAGTATTTGAAGACGAAGAGCAGGCCGAGATTCACCGCACAGGCCGTCGCGAGCAGCGCGCCGCTTCGACGTCCCCTCGCATGGGCCCGCGCCATGGCGAGCGCAAAGCCGTAGGACGATCCGATGACGACGAGCAGCAGCAGGACGAAACGCCAGTCCCAGTAGCCGTAGAAAAACAGGCTGCCGAGCAGGAGAAACGGCTGCCGCCAGCGATCGCCCGGCAGACTCCAATACACGGCGAGCGTGATGAGGAAAAAGAGGGCGAACTGGAGCGTATTGAAAAGCATGTCCGGCTATTTTTTCGGTTCGCCCGAGATGCGCGGCCAATCCGCGGCGATGCGGGCGGCCAGCCAGGCCGTGAAGGTATCCGCTCCGCGCGCATTCAGGTGGGCGGCGTCGCGCCACTGCTCGGGGCCCAGCAACGGGCGGGCCTCGACGCCGCTAATCTGCAGCGTGTCCGCCGGCAACGCGGCGGCAAACTTCGCCTGGTAGAGCGGCTCGAGATCGGCGCGGGCCGGCGGCGCCAGATAGCCGGCGGCGTCCACCCAGCCATCGACGGCATCTTCGAGAGCCTCTCGGCTCGCGTGCCACCAGGGATACGGGAGCTGCGTGGAGTCACTGAGCGCCCGGCGCTTCCCGCCGCGATTCGCTGGCGCCGAGGCGTCGCGGTCCCCGGTGCCATTGGCCGAATACGTTTGGACCGGAACGGCCACGAGCGGAAAGGTGCCGACGCGAAATGCATGGAAGAGGACGTGTTCCGTGACGAGCGGCGCCAGCGCGAGCGCGGCGGGATCGTCGCGGCTGCCCTTGGCCCAGATGGCGCGAAGCATTGGCAGGAAATTCCGCGGCGTGGCATAGCCCACGCTGCGGGCGCTGAAGGCATTCTCCGCAAAGCCGTGGAGCGGGAGGAAATCGTAAACGTAGAGCACCTCGGCGAGAAGGAAGACCCGGGCCTTGCGAAAGACCTTCGCTTCGTCGGAATTGAGCGTGCGAAGGAACTCTCGCAGCATGGCAACGCGTTCGAAGTGATTCGAGCCGCCGGAGGAAATCTGCACGACGCGAGCGGGCAGGCCGCGTTCACGAAGGCGCCGCTCGAGTTCCGCGGGTTTCACGTCCGCGGTGACGGCGCTCGAGCCTTCGATGAGCAGGATGACGTCGGTCTTTTTAAGGCCGTTGGCCCGCAGGCGCGACGATTCCCCGACCATGCGCCGTAGGGCGTCATTACCCGGATAGAATGCAAGCGCCGGCAGTCGGGCGAAGAGAACCGTCGCCGCGATCGCGAGGACGCCCCACAACGCGACCGCGGGCCAGATTCCGCCACGCCCGGCGCGCGCCCGCACGAGACTGACGGCGGCGTAGGCCAGCACGGGAACCGCGACAAGCCAATCCATCAGCGCAGGCCGGCGGCCGTGAATGCGGGGTCGCTGCGGCGGGGATTCGGGACGTCTTCCATGCTGCGCCCGTTATTCCGGAACGCCCCGGAATTGTCAGGCCGGGAATTTCCGGCAGCGGATCACTTCGCTTTCAGGCTGCGAACGAGCGCGGCATGCGAGCGCGGCAGAATGCCGTAGCCATAGCGCTTCACCCAGGCCTTGGTGAACTCCGCGCCAAGAAACAGGATGCCCGTCGCGTAGTAGACCCAGAGCAGGATGATCACGAGCGTGCCGGCCGCCTGATAGCTGGAAGCGACGCTGTTCGAGCCCAGATACCACGCGATCACCGACTTGCCGGCACTGAACAGGAGAGCGGCGAAGAAGGCTCCGGGAAAGACGTCCCGCCAGTGCAACGCGACATCGGGAAGAATCCGGTAAATCATCGCGAAGAGCACGGTCACCATCGCCAGCGAGACGCAAAAATCCACGCCCTTCCAGACGAACGGCGGCATTGGCAATTGCGGCGCCAGGTAGGTGCTCACTCCGGAGACGGCTGCACTCACCGCGAGCGAGACGAGCAGCAGGAAGCCGATGCAGAGCACGAGCGAGAAACTGAGAAGGCGGTCGCGGACGAGGTTGCGCAAAGCCCGCCCGGGCAGCGCGGTTACGCCCCAGATGGAATTCAGCGCGGCCTTGAGCTCCCCGAAAACCGTTGAAGCTCCAAACAACGTGACGCCGAACGCGATCGCGGCGGCCCAGATCCCCTTGCCGTGAACCGGCCCGACTGCGGCGACGGCGGATTGGAGGGACTCCCCCGCACTTTCCCCAACCAGACCGGAAACCTGATCGCTGATCTGCCCCTGCGCGGCCTCCGCCCCGAAGAAAAATCCGACAAGAGCGATGAAGACGACAAGCAGCGGTGCGATCGAAAAAATCGAGTAGTAGGCCAGCGCCGCGCTGAGCCGCGTGGCGTTGTCGGCCGACCAGCCGGCAAAAGTTTCTTTGAGCAGATCCACGAGGGCGACGTTCTTCATGCGAGAGGGGTTCGGCGTCGACGCGTATCGTGGACGGCTCGAGCGGACAGTCAGGGCGATCCCTGATCGCGGAGCCTCGCCAAAGCTGTTAATTGAAGAAGGTCAAATCCGGTGCCTTGGCGACATCTGGCATTTCCCTGGCGCCTGATTTTTCCGTGCGCCCGTCTTCATGAAATCCGACCTGAACGTCCAGCAACTCCCCCGGGAATTTCGGGAGCAGTTGCGGTTGCGGGAAGCAATGCTCGACCACGCGCACGTCATCGTTCGCGATCTCGAGGGACGCATCATCTACTGGAGCGCAACCGACGCGGAGATCTACGGCTGGTCGGCCGAAGAGGCGCTGGGAGCCGTGAGTTTCGAGCTCCTTCATACGGAAATCCCCGAACCTCGCGAAACGCTCGAAAGGATGGCGGATGTGAACGGCCGCTGGGAAGGCGAGATCGTGAACTTCGGCCGCGACGGTCGCCGGCACATTGCAATGACGACGTGGACGGCCCACCGCAACGAAGAGGGGGAACCGGTGGCGTTCATCGAAGTGAACTGCGACATCTCGAAACAAAAGGCGGCCGAGCGCGAATTGCGGGCTCGCGAACGGGATTTTCGCGCCTTCTTTCACCTCAATGGCGTGGGAAACGTCATCGCCGACGCCGTGACGGGCCGGTTCCTCACCGTCAACCAGACCTTCTGCGATCTCACCGGCTACTCCGCCGAGGAATTGTCGCGCCTCTCGTCGTTCGACATCACGCATCCCGAGGACCGCGCGCGCGACGCCATCGGCTGGAGAGAGTCCCAGGCCCGCCATGAAGCCCACTACACCATCGAAAAGCGCTACGTGCGCCGGGACGGCCGGACCATATGGGTCTCAGTCACCTCCACGATGATCGGTGACGAAACGGGCGAACCGCTTTACGCGGTCGGCGTCATCATCGACGTCACCTCCCGCCACGAAGCCCTGAAAGAAATCGGCAACGCCCGGGCGGATCTCGAGCGACGCGTCGCCGAACGCACTGCGGCCCTGGGCGTCGCCAATGCCGAGCTCGACCAGATGAGCAAGAAATTCAAAACGCTCATCGATGCCTCGCCGGCCGCCGTCATCGCTCTCGATCGCGCCGACCACATCGAAATCTGGAATCCCGAGGCCGAGGTGCTTTTCGGCCTCACCAGTAGGGAGGTCCACGGCCGGCACCTGCTCGATCTCCCGCTCTCCTGGGAATCCCCCGAAACCCTCGCAAATCTTCTCGCCACCACCGGCAACCGCCACGCCAGCGTTCGCCTGCACGCGCTCCGCGACCGCACCCTCGACCTCAGCATCTGGATTGCCGCCTATCCCGATGGCGATGGTGATGCCGGCGGCCACGTGTTGCTTCTGCTCGACGAGACCGAGAAACTTTTCCTCGAGCACGCCATGCTCCAGGCTGGCGAGCGCGAGCAGCGCCGGATCGGCCAGGAGCTCCACGACCACCTCGCCCAGCAGCTCCTTGGGGCAGCCTTTGGCACGCAGGCGCTCTTCAAGGAATTGCAGCGCTCCGGCTCTCCCACCGCGGACCAGGCCGGCGACATCGCGCGCCTCATTAACGACTCCGTGCAGGACGCCCGAGACCTTGCACGAGGCATCAATCCCATCGAAATCGATTCCGCCGGGCTGATGTCCGCCCTTCAGGAACTCGCCGAAAGGACGCGCGCCGGCGCCCACATCGAGCTGCGCTGCGACCCGCCCGTCCTCGTCTCGAGCCCCGATGTCGCCCTCCACATTTTCCGCATCGCCCAGGAGGCCGTGAACAACGCCCTGCGTCACGCCCGCGCCACCCGCATTCTCATCGACCTCTCCGAAAATCACGGCCTCGCGACCCTTCGGGTCAGCGATAACGGCGCCGCCTCGTCGGAAGAAACCGCCCCCGACGCCGTTGTGGGAATCGGAATCATGAAATACCGTGCCCAAGCCATCCGAGGCGAATTGTCCGTCGAGACCATCGAAGGCACCGGCACCACCATCACCTGCACTTTTCCCAACCCCTCTTAATAGCAACCCATGCCGAAACCCGCCGCCGAATCCCCCGCTCCGCCGACCAAGAGTCGCGTCCTCATCATCGACGACCATCCGATGTTCCGACACGGCATCTCGGCGATGATCAATGCCGAGTCCGATCTGGAAGTCTGCGGCGAAGCTGGCACCGCCCCCGCCGCGCTCGAGGCCATGCGCCGCCTCCAGCCAAACATCGCGCTCGTCG comes from the Chthoniobacterales bacterium genome and includes:
- a CDS encoding NlpC/P60 family protein is translated as MVRCHFIVLALLACASVGLAEEKTSSDAEPAKPTPKVSPTPPSAIVTSIEPSALKDFDDNPPAVRRLLEKGLALTRQNLTYLFGSSDPSAGGMDCSGTIFHLLRSVGIDDVPRTASEQYVWARKADNFEPVVSRSKESFELDDLRPGDLLFWTGTYATKNDPPVTHTMIYLGELESDGRQVMFGASDGRSFDGRKMWGVSVFDFTIPKLKPKPGDGPSPSPGSVFIGYARIPGLSRAAPGESEREPAKERSKDDETRPASARKSPDL
- a CDS encoding MBOAT family O-acyltransferase, whose protein sequence is MLFNTLQFALFFLITLAVYWSLPGDRWRQPFLLLGSLFFYGYWDWRFVLLLLVVIGSSYGFALAMARAHARGRRSGALLATACAVNLGLLFVFKYCNFFADSLKVAMERFGIDAPWSTLHILLPVGVSFYVFQSLTYLINVHRRKLEADRNFVKIALYISFFPHLVAGPIIHATDFLWQLRETRRWDPTMFLEGTQKFILGFFMKSVFADNIAVFVDPVYADLGAYDNVSILAASFGFYCQIYFDFAGYSLMAIGITNQLGYWLPDNFNYPYRATSVVDFWRRWHISLSTWLRDYLYISLGGNRGSRLFQYRNLMLTMLLGGLWHGASWNFVLWGGLHGLALVVAHAWRSAHQAMGLRWPIPPVAGIVTAWLATQIFVLLCWIPFRATTFAQTGEALRAVLWLRPDADLTRAAIPWLVLVLPVLVDTFILGRKHGGQPVTNPWLGYATMGVAFLIALLFMFVGTKPFIYFQFQPGLPPIFASRSTA
- a CDS encoding YihY/virulence factor BrkB family protein, with protein sequence MKNVALVDLLKETFAGWSADNATRLSAALAYYSIFSIAPLLVVFIALVGFFFGAEAAQGQISDQVSGLVGESAGESLQSAVAAVGPVHGKGIWAAAIAFGVTLFGASTVFGELKAALNSIWGVTALPGRALRNLVRDRLLSFSLVLCIGFLLLVSLAVSAAVSGVSTYLAPQLPMPPFVWKGVDFCVSLAMVTVLFAMIYRILPDVALHWRDVFPGAFFAALLFSAGKSVIAWYLGSNSVASSYQAAGTLVIILLWVYYATGILFLGAEFTKAWVKRYGYGILPRSHAALVRSLKAK
- a CDS encoding PAS domain S-box protein, encoding MKSDLNVQQLPREFREQLRLREAMLDHAHVIVRDLEGRIIYWSATDAEIYGWSAEEALGAVSFELLHTEIPEPRETLERMADVNGRWEGEIVNFGRDGRRHIAMTTWTAHRNEEGEPVAFIEVNCDISKQKAAERELRARERDFRAFFHLNGVGNVIADAVTGRFLTVNQTFCDLTGYSAEELSRLSSFDITHPEDRARDAIGWRESQARHEAHYTIEKRYVRRDGRTIWVSVTSTMIGDETGEPLYAVGVIIDVTSRHEALKEIGNARADLERRVAERTAALGVANAELDQMSKKFKTLIDASPAAVIALDRADHIEIWNPEAEVLFGLTSREVHGRHLLDLPLSWESPETLANLLATTGNRHASVRLHALRDRTLDLSIWIAAYPDGDGDAGGHVLLLLDETEKLFLEHAMLQAGEREQRRIGQELHDHLAQQLLGAAFGTQALFKELQRSGSPTADQAGDIARLINDSVQDARDLARGINPIEIDSAGLMSALQELAERTRAGAHIELRCDPPVLVSSPDVALHIFRIAQEAVNNALRHARATRILIDLSENHGLATLRVSDNGAASSEETAPDAVVGIGIMKYRAQAIRGELSVETIEGTGTTITCTFPNPS